A genome region from Natronobeatus ordinarius includes the following:
- a CDS encoding helix-turn-helix domain-containing protein — protein MAVVSEFEIAADEFALGRLLTSELDVTVDVERVVPSSRRFVPYHWVEGPDVDRFADHVGASDAVESIVELERDSSRICYRIDWCDGFGCLASALERSQAAVLEARGDDRWWFRLRFPSRAALSDFHGYCDDHDVTLSLVRIQPTESVPGDRFELTPEQRRALELAVERGYFTVPRGTTLSALADELDVSTQAASERLRRGTDAVLRSQLLENGPP, from the coding sequence ATGGCCGTCGTCTCCGAGTTCGAGATCGCCGCCGACGAGTTCGCCCTCGGCCGGCTACTCACGTCGGAGCTCGACGTTACGGTGGACGTCGAGCGCGTCGTCCCGTCGTCACGTCGCTTCGTGCCGTATCACTGGGTCGAAGGTCCGGACGTCGACCGCTTCGCCGACCACGTCGGGGCGAGCGATGCCGTCGAGTCGATCGTCGAACTCGAGCGTGACAGCAGCCGGATCTGCTATCGGATCGACTGGTGCGATGGGTTCGGTTGCCTCGCGAGCGCGCTCGAGCGCAGCCAGGCGGCGGTCCTCGAGGCTCGCGGCGACGATCGCTGGTGGTTCCGGCTCCGATTCCCGTCACGGGCCGCCCTGTCCGACTTTCACGGCTACTGTGACGACCACGACGTTACCCTCTCGCTCGTGCGGATCCAGCCGACCGAGTCGGTCCCGGGAGACCGGTTCGAGCTGACGCCGGAACAGCGCCGGGCGCTCGAGCTCGCGGTCGAGCGCGGTTACTTCACCGTGCCACGGGGGACCACCCTCTCGGCGCTCGCCGACGAACTCGACGTCTCCACGCAGGCGGCCTCGGAGCGGCTCCGCCGGGGGACGGACGCCGTGCTCCGGTCTCAGTTGCTCGAGAACGGGCCGCCCTGA
- the ligA gene encoding ATP-dependent DNA ligase LigA codes for MEFAAFAERAGEIEAESADLEIVDHVTALLEEANDDLEVVARFVQGRVVPAWDSTTLDVGPSTCYEAIARAAGTNVSADDVEEQLAEVGEIGEVAAGYDFGGQQGLSAFTGGGADDLTVREVHETLTDLADSSGSGSQDRKVDLLFGLFNRCSSAEARYLARLVLSEMRIGVGEGTVRDAIAAAFDVPASRVERALQVSNDYGRVAVVARDEGLEGLDALELEVGRPVQAMLAQAGTVTGALEDWEVAAVEWKYDGARVQLHHDPDGETRVFSRNLEDVTDALPEVVEFADEHLEVSTILDGEVVAVDDAGEPLPFQEVLRRFRRKHDIAKARENVAVRPVFFDCLHADGEDLLEAPLTERHARLESLLTDEGLSILWHTDDPAAIESIDAEALEAGHEGIMLKDPDSAYSPGRRGKHWRKRKPDVETLDCVVTGAEWGEGRRATFLGTFELSIRDGDEYATVGKVATGITDEKLAELTELLEPHVRAQDGREVDLEPAVVFEVGAEEIQTSPTYSSGYALRFPRFIGVRHDKDPADADSLERVEALRKL; via the coding sequence ATGGAGTTCGCCGCCTTCGCCGAGCGTGCCGGGGAGATCGAAGCCGAGTCGGCCGACCTCGAGATCGTCGACCACGTCACCGCGTTGCTCGAGGAAGCGAACGACGACCTCGAGGTGGTCGCCCGGTTCGTCCAGGGGCGGGTGGTCCCGGCGTGGGACTCGACGACGCTCGACGTCGGGCCGAGCACGTGCTACGAGGCCATCGCGCGCGCAGCGGGGACGAACGTCTCGGCGGACGACGTCGAGGAGCAACTGGCCGAAGTGGGCGAGATCGGCGAAGTGGCGGCAGGTTACGACTTCGGCGGCCAGCAGGGCCTGTCGGCTTTCACGGGCGGTGGGGCCGACGACCTCACCGTCCGCGAGGTTCACGAGACGCTAACCGACCTCGCGGACTCGTCGGGATCGGGCAGCCAGGACCGCAAGGTAGACCTGCTGTTTGGCCTGTTCAACCGCTGTTCGAGCGCGGAGGCACGCTACCTCGCCCGACTGGTCCTCTCGGAGATGCGCATCGGCGTCGGCGAGGGGACGGTTCGAGACGCCATCGCCGCGGCGTTCGACGTCCCCGCCAGTCGAGTCGAGCGCGCCCTGCAGGTCTCGAACGACTACGGTCGGGTCGCCGTCGTCGCTCGCGACGAGGGCCTCGAGGGGCTCGACGCGTTGGAACTCGAGGTGGGCCGGCCCGTGCAGGCGATGCTCGCCCAGGCCGGGACGGTGACGGGTGCGCTGGAAGACTGGGAGGTGGCGGCCGTCGAGTGGAAGTACGACGGAGCGCGGGTGCAACTGCACCACGACCCCGACGGCGAGACGCGCGTCTTCTCGCGGAACTTAGAGGACGTCACCGACGCGCTCCCGGAGGTCGTCGAGTTCGCCGACGAGCACCTCGAGGTATCGACCATCCTCGACGGCGAGGTCGTCGCGGTCGACGACGCGGGTGAGCCGCTCCCGTTCCAGGAGGTGCTGCGCCGGTTCCGGCGCAAACACGACATCGCGAAGGCGCGCGAGAACGTGGCCGTCCGTCCGGTCTTTTTCGACTGCCTGCACGCCGACGGCGAGGACTTACTCGAGGCGCCACTGACGGAGCGTCACGCCCGACTCGAGTCACTCCTGACCGACGAGGGGTTGTCGATCCTCTGGCACACGGACGACCCAGCAGCGATCGAGTCGATCGACGCCGAGGCGCTCGAGGCGGGCCACGAGGGGATCATGCTGAAAGACCCCGACTCGGCGTACTCGCCGGGTCGACGGGGGAAACACTGGCGCAAGCGCAAGCCCGACGTGGAGACGCTCGACTGCGTCGTGACGGGCGCGGAGTGGGGTGAGGGCCGACGAGCGACCTTCCTCGGCACGTTCGAACTTTCGATCCGTGACGGCGACGAGTACGCGACCGTCGGCAAGGTCGCGACGGGGATCACCGACGAGAAACTGGCCGAGCTCACCGAGCTGCTCGAGCCCCACGTCCGCGCCCAGGACGGTCGCGAGGTCGACCTCGAACCGGCGGTCGTCTTCGAGGTCGGCGCCGAGGAGATCCAGACCTCGCCGACGTACTCCTCGGGGTACGCGCTTCGATTCCCACGGTTCATCGGGGTTCGCCACGACAAGGATCCGGCGGATGCCGACTCGCTCGAGCGAGTCGAGGCCCTTCGGAAGCTGTAA
- a CDS encoding serine hydrolase domain-containing protein: MTDTNQDFDSRTERSRNAIPERSGGEHTRRTLLVGTGALVAGSLAGPRSVRAAPGTQSPLETPGVRERAVKNADDYDVSLDGIEAVIDEEMKEVIDDGDVVGATVAVVHDGESVLTKGYGQNDPESGEPIDESTPFRIASVTKPVVWTAVMQLIEAGEVDPHEDVGTYLDSVNIPETIDEPITLAHLATHTAGFEERNQGVWVDDPEDRRALVEVLDTEQPSRVRAPGTVSSYSNYGTALAAQIVADVTGQEIESYLQEHVFDPLEMHNASVAQPSDPPATQGYTAALGSPSAAPGLAIELWPAGSMTASATDMARFMRAHLADPETGDRGLSTGVVSRMREQWFTHHPALDGLGFGWIEDTSRGVRTLWHNGAIPGSFYSHLVLVPGADLGLFVAYNTDVGAGAAGSLVDAFLEASVGQEAPADRESDGPPSRADELAGTFRSVRVAENSHSKLFTTLQAGRIAVEIDGDSLLTEMGGSTTRWVEREPLVFDQVDGHETLAFSADLSHLFVGSQAFERPPRSESLAYHGVLGAGAALGMVGGIVGPPVASGIRRLRSNDSSNSIDPESEAEARGDGHEEATRNRSGSGSTTDDSDSSEASSGFSARVSRLLTSPRIARRIMIAAAGSVVVFAVSVVTGIIVNPTLLSQPPLWYQLALLLPPIATLLIVVSIGSAGLTWRAGLWSRRSSTVYTVLTVSTAIACWLLYYWNFFATTG; encoded by the coding sequence ATGACTGACACGAACCAAGACTTCGACAGCAGAACAGAGCGCTCCAGGAATGCGATTCCAGAACGTTCTGGAGGCGAACATACACGTCGAACTCTCCTCGTAGGCACAGGGGCGCTCGTCGCTGGAAGTCTGGCCGGGCCGCGATCGGTCCGGGCCGCCCCGGGTACACAATCGCCGCTCGAAACGCCAGGGGTTCGAGAGCGTGCTGTCAAGAACGCTGATGACTATGACGTTTCACTTGACGGCATCGAGGCTGTCATCGACGAGGAGATGAAGGAAGTGATCGACGACGGCGATGTCGTCGGAGCCACGGTCGCTGTTGTCCACGACGGCGAGTCCGTGCTGACGAAGGGCTACGGCCAGAACGATCCTGAAAGCGGCGAGCCGATCGACGAAAGTACACCCTTCCGGATCGCGTCGGTCACCAAGCCGGTCGTATGGACGGCCGTGATGCAGCTCATCGAGGCCGGCGAAGTGGATCCACACGAGGATGTTGGGACGTATCTTGATTCAGTCAACATCCCTGAGACAATCGACGAGCCGATCACCCTCGCACATCTGGCAACCCATACAGCCGGGTTCGAAGAGCGCAATCAGGGGGTGTGGGTGGACGATCCCGAGGACCGACGTGCGCTAGTCGAGGTACTTGATACCGAGCAACCCAGCCGTGTACGAGCACCTGGAACCGTCAGTTCGTATTCGAACTACGGGACGGCGCTGGCGGCCCAGATTGTCGCTGACGTGACTGGACAGGAAATCGAATCCTACCTCCAAGAGCACGTATTCGATCCCCTTGAGATGCACAATGCATCGGTCGCACAACCGTCGGATCCTCCCGCCACGCAGGGGTACACCGCCGCACTCGGGTCACCGTCTGCTGCTCCAGGCTTAGCGATAGAACTCTGGCCGGCTGGTTCCATGACGGCAAGTGCCACGGACATGGCCCGATTTATGCGAGCCCACCTGGCCGATCCGGAGACGGGTGATCGGGGCCTCTCAACAGGCGTCGTCTCGCGTATGCGCGAGCAGTGGTTTACACACCACCCCGCACTCGATGGGCTCGGCTTCGGCTGGATCGAAGACACGAGCAGAGGCGTTCGGACCCTGTGGCACAATGGCGCGATCCCGGGATCGTTTTACAGCCATCTCGTACTCGTCCCGGGCGCAGATCTCGGGCTGTTCGTTGCGTATAATACGGATGTCGGTGCGGGGGCCGCCGGCAGTCTGGTCGATGCATTCCTCGAGGCGAGCGTCGGACAGGAAGCACCAGCGGATCGTGAATCGGACGGGCCTCCGAGTAGGGCCGATGAACTCGCTGGGACGTTCCGCAGCGTCCGGGTGGCTGAGAACTCACATTCGAAACTGTTCACGACGCTACAGGCTGGACGGATAGCGGTCGAGATTGATGGCGACTCTCTGCTCACCGAGATGGGCGGATCAACGACGAGGTGGGTCGAACGGGAACCGCTCGTGTTCGATCAGGTCGATGGACACGAGACCCTTGCGTTCTCTGCTGATCTCTCTCATCTCTTCGTTGGATCTCAAGCGTTCGAGCGCCCACCCAGATCCGAGTCGTTGGCATACCATGGAGTGCTCGGTGCAGGTGCCGCACTCGGGATGGTCGGTGGAATTGTCGGCCCTCCGGTCGCAAGCGGGATACGACGGCTTCGGAGTAACGACTCCTCGAATTCGATCGACCCCGAATCGGAAGCAGAGGCTCGTGGTGATGGTCACGAGGAAGCGACCAGAAACCGATCGGGCAGTGGGTCGACAACCGACGATTCGGACTCGAGCGAAGCATCCAGCGGATTTTCGGCCCGAGTATCGAGGTTGCTCACGTCACCCAGGATTGCTCGGCGTATCATGATCGCGGCTGCGGGATCCGTAGTCGTCTTCGCTGTGAGCGTTGTCACTGGCATCATTGTGAACCCGACGCTGCTCTCACAGCCACCGCTGTGGTATCAGCTCGCCTTGTTGCTTCCACCAATTGCCACTCTACTGATAGTTGTTTCGATTGGATCAGCCGGCCTGACGTGGCGTGCGGGACTGTGGTCTCGGCGGTCGTCAACCGTCTATACCGTCCTCACAGTGTCGACGGCGATCGCATGCTGGCTGTTGTACTACTGGAATTTCTTCGCCACCACAGGGTAG
- a CDS encoding helix-turn-helix transcriptional regulator has translation MKNDLRERREREGKSQADLAAAVDVTRQSINAIERGRYDPSLELAFKLARHYNCTIEDIFEPSLDD, from the coding sequence ATGAAGAACGACCTGCGAGAACGCCGGGAGCGTGAGGGCAAGAGCCAGGCAGATCTCGCCGCCGCTGTCGACGTCACGAGACAGAGCATCAATGCGATCGAACGCGGGCGGTACGATCCGTCGCTGGAGTTGGCGTTCAAGCTCGCTCGCCACTACAACTGCACGATCGAAGACATCTTCGAACCATCACTCGATGACTGA
- the metG gene encoding methionine--tRNA ligase, which yields MSHDDYPTDRPAVVTCGLPYANGDLHIGHLRGYIGADAFNRALKTLGQQSAYVCGSDMHGTPVAVNAEEEGVEPEAFALRWHEQYEETFPQFAVDFDNYGHTHDETNTETTQDIVLTLEEEGHIYEKEIQVAYDPDADQYLPDRYVEGTCPYCGAKARGDECDEGCQRHLEPGEVEDPHSSITGNPAEYRERTHKFFRVSDFEAYLTEFLDDLEGTSNARNQPRQWIEDGLQDWCITRDMDWGIDYPGEGAEDLVLYVWVDAPIEYISSTKQYTARVGADEYDWEDVWKDEGEIVHVIGRDIIQHHTIFWPAMLEGAGYNAPRAVAATGFITIDGKGLSTSRNRAIWAREYLEEGFHPDLLRYYLTTTGGLQQDVDFTWTAFQEKVNGELVGTVGNFWYRSLLFAYRNYEGTPEAEVSGEVESRINGAIEEVREAVNDYSLRGVGHAAVRLAQFGNEYIQRNEPWKLTDDEPDEAAQVIRDCVQLAKAVGVLLEPIAPGKAQALWEQLGEEGEVADAHLAEALEAPPRHFDEPGELFEKIEDDRVDELEEKLEAKIEAAAEDASETESDETDEGEADDMAATDDLEPLLEDRISFEEFQDLDIRVGRIEAAEGIDGADDLARLEVDIGFETRQVVAGIKRLHDLEELPGTKCILLANMEPAELFGVESNGMILAAGEQADLLTTHGDAELGEKVR from the coding sequence ATGAGCCACGACGACTATCCAACGGATCGCCCCGCGGTCGTGACCTGCGGGTTGCCGTACGCCAACGGCGATTTACACATCGGTCACCTCCGCGGCTACATCGGTGCAGACGCGTTCAACCGCGCCCTCAAAACCCTCGGCCAGCAGTCGGCCTACGTCTGTGGGTCGGACATGCACGGCACGCCCGTTGCCGTCAACGCGGAGGAAGAGGGCGTCGAGCCGGAGGCGTTCGCGCTGCGCTGGCACGAACAGTACGAAGAAACCTTCCCGCAGTTCGCCGTCGACTTCGACAACTACGGCCACACCCACGACGAGACGAACACCGAGACGACCCAGGACATCGTCCTGACGCTCGAGGAAGAGGGTCACATCTACGAAAAAGAGATCCAGGTGGCCTACGACCCCGACGCCGACCAGTACCTCCCCGACCGCTACGTCGAGGGGACCTGTCCGTACTGCGGTGCAAAGGCTCGCGGCGACGAGTGTGACGAGGGCTGTCAGCGTCACTTAGAGCCCGGCGAGGTCGAGGACCCCCACAGTTCGATCACGGGCAACCCCGCGGAGTACCGCGAGCGCACCCACAAGTTCTTCCGCGTTTCGGACTTCGAGGCGTACCTCACCGAGTTCCTCGACGACCTCGAGGGAACCTCGAACGCCCGCAACCAGCCCCGCCAGTGGATCGAGGACGGCCTGCAGGACTGGTGTATCACCCGCGACATGGACTGGGGGATCGACTACCCCGGCGAGGGGGCCGAGGACCTCGTGCTGTACGTCTGGGTGGACGCGCCGATCGAGTACATCTCCTCGACGAAGCAGTACACAGCACGAGTGGGTGCCGACGAGTACGACTGGGAAGACGTCTGGAAGGACGAGGGCGAGATCGTCCACGTCATCGGCCGGGACATCATCCAGCACCACACCATCTTCTGGCCGGCGATGCTCGAGGGAGCCGGCTACAACGCCCCACGCGCCGTGGCCGCGACCGGCTTTATCACGATCGACGGCAAGGGCCTCTCGACCAGCCGCAACCGGGCCATCTGGGCCCGGGAGTACCTCGAGGAGGGCTTTCACCCCGATCTGCTCCGGTACTACCTGACGACCACGGGCGGCCTCCAGCAGGACGTCGACTTCACCTGGACGGCCTTCCAGGAGAAGGTCAACGGCGAACTCGTGGGCACGGTCGGCAACTTCTGGTACCGCTCGCTGCTCTTTGCCTACCGAAACTACGAGGGGACGCCCGAGGCCGAGGTGTCAGGGGAGGTCGAGAGTCGGATCAACGGCGCGATCGAGGAGGTCCGCGAGGCGGTCAACGACTACTCGCTCCGAGGCGTCGGCCATGCCGCCGTCCGCCTCGCCCAGTTCGGCAACGAGTACATCCAGCGCAACGAGCCCTGGAAGCTCACGGACGACGAGCCCGACGAGGCGGCTCAGGTCATCCGCGACTGCGTCCAGCTCGCGAAGGCCGTCGGCGTCCTCTTAGAGCCGATTGCCCCCGGCAAGGCCCAAGCCCTGTGGGAGCAACTCGGCGAGGAAGGCGAGGTCGCCGACGCCCACCTCGCCGAGGCCCTCGAGGCTCCGCCCCGACACTTCGACGAACCGGGCGAACTCTTCGAGAAGATCGAGGACGACCGCGTCGACGAACTCGAGGAGAAACTCGAGGCGAAGATCGAGGCGGCTGCCGAGGACGCGTCGGAAACCGAAAGCGACGAGACGGATGAGGGAGAAGCCGACGACATGGCAGCCACCGACGACCTCGAGCCCCTGCTCGAGGATCGCATCAGCTTCGAGGAGTTCCAGGATCTGGACATCCGCGTCGGGCGGATCGAGGCAGCAGAAGGCATCGACGGCGCGGACGACCTCGCGCGCCTCGAGGTCGACATCGGCTTCGAGACCCGCCAGGTCGTGGCGGGAATCAAGCGTCTGCACGACCTCGAGGAGCTGCCGGGCACGAAGTGCATTCTGCTGGCGAACATGGAGCCCGCCGAGCTGTTCGGCGTCGAGAGCAACGGGATGATCCTCGCGGCGGGCGAGCAGGCGGACCTGCTGACGACCCACGGCGACGCCGAGCTCGGCGAAAAGGTCAGGTAG
- a CDS encoding amphi-Trp domain-containing protein — MSEETEIEYERDLSRDEIADHLERFADRLRGSDEIELEVGDETVVVNPPETVEFELEVEDEPEDGGVERSIEFELEWMRTDDEEPL, encoded by the coding sequence ATGTCTGAGGAAACCGAAATCGAATACGAGCGTGACCTCTCCCGGGACGAGATCGCCGACCACCTCGAGCGCTTCGCCGACCGACTTCGAGGGTCGGACGAGATCGAACTCGAGGTCGGTGACGAGACCGTCGTCGTCAATCCGCCCGAAACCGTCGAGTTCGAACTCGAGGTCGAAGACGAACCCGAAGACGGCGGCGTCGAACGGAGCATCGAGTTCGAACTCGAGTGGATGCGAACGGACGACGAGGAGCCGCTGTAA